ATCGTCCTTACCTCTCTCTCAAGCTCCGGCGATGTCTCCTTGACGAGAGCGATTATCGGGGTATAAGGGGCTATCTCCTTGGCCATCCTCACAGCCTCTGCTCCGGAGACGTCTGGAAGGTCGAGGCTCAGGACTGAGACGTCGATATCCCCCGAGGCCATCCTTTTCAGGGCCGGTCTGAAAAACAGTATGATCTCGACGCTGAACCCCTCATCGACGAGCTTTTCCACCACATCGGCCGCTATCTCGGAGTTGTGGTTGACGATGAGAATTTTCACCTCAAGATTCCTCCTCGAGTTTCCGATAATCTATATGGCATGAAGTGTGCCAGATCCGGAAAGTCAGGAATTACGGGGGTTTGGAGGGAAAGGCGTAAAAATTTTTTGACCCGAAATCGGGAGAACTCAGAGTTCATGCGGGTTTTCCGTAAAATCCCGATTTTACAGGGGTTTGCGGGGATCCGCGTAAAAATTTTTTGACCGATCGGCTCAGGGTGCCGTCCTTTCTGGGGAGAGCTTTTTGACCTTATAGAGCAGGCTTTGTCTGCTTATGCCGAGGAGTTTTGCCGCCTTGCTTTTACTCTCCTCCGCTTTTCTCAGGGCGCTTTCAATCAAAAGCCTCTCATATTCGTTCAAAAAGAACTTGAGGGATACCTTTCTATTCTCGGATCTTCTCCCTGTGAGGTGGAAATCCCCTGAGATATTCTCGGGGATGCTCTCAAGGGTTATCGTCTCCCCCTCAGAGAGGATGACGGCGCTTTCCAGGCAGTTTTTGAGCTCCCTGACGTTCCCCGGCCAGTCGTATTCCATGAAGGCGGCCATGACGTCGGGTGTGATGAGTTTCGGGCAGTTGAGCTCCTTCATGAAATGCCTCACAAGCACGGGTATATCCTCTTTTCTCTCTCTCAAAGGTGGAATTGCGATAACGGCCTTTCTGAGCCTGTAGTAG
The sequence above is a segment of the Candidatus Poribacteria bacterium genome. Coding sequences within it:
- a CDS encoding response regulator, translated to MKILIVNHNSEIAADVVEKLVDEGFSVEIILFFRPALKRMASGDIDVSVLSLDLPDVSGAEAVRMAKEIAPYTPIIALVKETSPELEREVRTIGVLYYYVLPLEKPSTLYRVIKIALRARRKYLREKSFALSELY
- a CDS encoding sigma 54-interacting transcriptional regulator, which gives rise to MLFRRDRGAQPELSLELQVKLLRFLEERSVRKVGSRSYERIDVRVIASTNRDIDEMVRRGEFREDLYYRLRKAVIAIPPLRERKEDIPVLVRHFMKELNCPKLITPDVMAAFMEYDWPGNVRELKNCLESAVILSEGETITLESIPENISGDFHLTGRRSENRKVSLKFFLNEYERLLIESALRKAEESKSKAAKLLGISRQSLLYKVKKLSPERTAP